A window of Glycine soja cultivar W05 chromosome 2, ASM419377v2, whole genome shotgun sequence genomic DNA:
TGCAGAATCCAGAGGTTTGTCTGGAGCAGCTCCATCAACTTGAATCCAGGGGTGACCTGCAAAAAATCAGAACATCTTCATTAACAATGTGGTAGAATACCTCAAGTTTAACAatgttatgataatttttattcacATGTTACAGTTCTGACAATACAATGCTTAACCTTTCATCCAAATATGCAATATACCCCATCAGTGTGTTggataaaactaaaatatttaacatgTAAAACTGAATgagtaactttttaaaaatattttcattttaagttCTGTGCTGCAGGTGTATTAAAGAAAACTGTTGTAatctaacaaaataaataaggttgttctgaagaaaaaatatactaatatataaTCACATGCCAAATGTGGTATGAGACTAATAACTTTTATTTCAATCTTACGAAGAACTTCATAAGCTGTTATCCTTTTAGTAGGATCTCTGACAAGCACCTTCCTAACCAAGTCTTTTGCACTTTCAGATATAGCAGGCCAAGGATCCGATGAGAAATCAAGATCAGAATGCAAAATCGCCTCGAATATGTCTTGCTCCGATTCTATTACCAAGGAACAgaataaatagtaaaatgttaaaccaggaaactttcaaaggaaaaaagaagagtcTAGTTTTCATGCATTGTCATTGTATTTTTACATTGCCAACCAATTAGAAATCATCTCAGGtataacttttaatataattattatgtaaGTTAACAAACTTATAAATATGACACAATCTgtaattggatgaaaatgtgACAAACCTTTATACTGTCACTACATTCTAATatattcaataaaagataaCCAAAATGATTGGATGATAATGTGCTAGCTATGTTAAGAACTATTACCACCCCAAAATGGAGGCACCCCACTTAAGAGAATGTAGATTATGACACCAGCACTCCATACATCTGCTTCGGGGCCATAACGCTTACGTAGAACTTCAGGTGCTACATAATAAGGACTTCCTACTACATCACCAAAAATTTCACCTGAAAATAATGAGTGTTTCTATATTAGTGACAAAAGTTAGGGGCGATCATAAGAGTAGAACAATGCAGAAACTCTATGCAATGTCAAACTAGTTTATTGGGAATTAAGATAGCCGGATGCAAAATAAACAAAGCCTCTTAACCAATGCACAAACTAGTACTTCTCTTCACAAAAATGACTTCTTTTCAAACCCAAAACAGTGCATTGTTCGTCACATTTTATTACACAGATCAACACAAAATTGCTTAGCATAAATTGAACTTAGAATTTCACATAATGGCAGAGTTCATATCTCATTATTTCCCCTTTTGGAAGTacttgtttattataaaaaagtcaAGTAATCAGATCAAACTATCTAGCCGTTTGGTTtcagtttttatttctttcaaataggAAACCGTAGGAAAGCAAGACAAGTATATGTTACTACAAAAAATGTGACTACCATTAGTTTGCATACTAGGTACAATATGGAAATGATTTCTCcacaaccaaaaaaaatatagttaatcaATCACCAAAGCAAAAAGGTggaaaaatcatattaatccCCAATAGCTCAATTAGTAGAACATGCACATAAGCATTTCCCACATCCTACTTATTCTCTACGATCACCACATCATTGGTAATATAATCACATAAAAAAGGGCCCATTATTCTGTCAAAGGAGAATATTGAGTTCCACAACATAAGGCACACTATACACCTAATGGATATTAATAAGAATCAATGATCCACATAAGGAATTGATAAAAGAGAAATCCTATGGTACTCTTGGAAATTTAAGGGTTAGGTTATTGTTATTgagaatctctctctctctctctctctctctctctctctctctctctctctctctctctctctctctctctcccccccCCTCTCTCCTTTGGTGTGCCAAACTCATTCAACTATTGGcccaaaaaacaaatttatcaaaACCTTTAGATTTCTTTGGATACCATAACAACTCTCTTGATAAAATCGAAAAGTAGGCAACTGAAGATACATGTTAATTGCACGAGGGGGAGAAAGAATGGAACATTTTGACGAACCTGGTTTGAAAAAAGCAGACAGTCCAAAATCTATTGCCTTAAGAGGGGATTCTTCTTGCTGATTAACAAAGAGAAAATTCTCAGGCTTAAGATCCCTATGCATCACTCCAAGGGAGTGGCAAGACTCAATCACACCAACTATAGTCCTTGCAAGCTTAGCAGCCTTTCTTTCAGTGTAATGCCCCCTTTCCACAATCCTATCAAACAACTCACCCCCTGCACAGAGCTCCATAACAACATGAACCGCGACAGCGTCCTCGAAAGCCTCCTTGATGGAGATCACGTTAGGACTCCCAGCCAAGTGGTGCATTATCTGAATCTCCCTCCTTACATCCTCCACATCCTCATCTGTCAAAAGCTTCCTCTTCAATATTGATTTGCATGCATACTCTTTCCCAGTGATCTTCTCCACACAAAGGAAAGTGGTTCCAAACTGGCCTTGTCCAAGCTTTGGTCCCAAATTGTAAAACTCCTTAAGGTTACCGGTTTTTCGTTGCAAAACAGAATCTGTTTTGAGGCCTGCACTTGCTAGCCTCTTCACATTGTGTGGCCTCTTTGGTTTTGTTGGCTGCTCCTTTGTTTCTTCCGAAGGCGGTTTAGTCTCTTTGGATTGATGAGGAGGCTTCACATCCTCCCTCTCGATTTTCACCATCTCCGGAGGCTTGTTTTGAACAGTTTCTGCGGcttttgcactctttttgcCACTTTTGTGTGCATGAGAAGCATCTTTCTTGTGTCCACGTGACCACCAGAATGAACTTGAATTAGAAGAGCCATTTGTTCCGTCTTTAGAAGAAGAGGTTCTCGATCCAACACAGTTGTTTCCCATCTGACACTAGATACTACTCCTTGTTCCAAACATCTAatataacaaacaaaaatcaaataaaaacccCCATTTCATTTTTCACCTCAAagtgaaaaaggaaagaaaaaaggacAAAATTTAGATACACTTTCATAAGTGTTTCAATACTATTCTTTAATTAGAATTGTAGTTTTTATCTATGTTCACCTTTGATGCAAACCTTTATTACACTATTATCAAGGTAAAACtccaattttttaagaataactcCTAAGGGACAACATCTATGTTTTGTCCCAGGAAAAAAATGTTGTTCATGATACCTTATCAGCTCGATGGTACAACGCAATTGAAGCCAGAATACACGTTGAACGACGAAGATTTTGTTTCTGCCACATGGTATGAGGCATGAACATGCAAGTGTGCTGAGACAAGGGCATCAAAGATGGGAAggaaacgaaaagaaaaaaaaaaaaaaaaagcctttttATGATTTGTGAAGCATGAAAATAACCATCATtaatggccggaacaaattaattaaacccTTTGTGGTACCAGCTTCAAGGAATAcgttaagaggaaaaaatgatgaaaaggagaaaaatgcaCGTAAATGGAAAAGGGTTTTGATTTTGAAGGAAATGGGAGGGTGAAAATGAGAGCTTAACgtggaatgaagaaggaaagaggaggaaaagaaaaaagacaggAAGTTATGGcggtttttttttctgttagagagaatgaataaaaaaatatgcagaAAACGCGTTGTTGGTAATCGGTTCAGATTTGGTAGTTTTCATAATATGGTTCAATTGGATTGGACGGTTCAGATTTGGTAGTTTTCATAATATGGTTGTCACGTTGACGTGCAAATTGAAACTTTGCAATCTCTATCGATCTGTCTCCAGAACGTGGTCAATCGCCGGCGTCCGGCGTCCGGCAGCAGGCCCTTGCCGGTGATCATTTTCTTATTCTCTTTTGatgtttttggatttttttttttttactttccatATAGATAGACAGATGGGTTGTGTTCGGATTAGGAAAATGGATTTAGCCTACGGGCATGCAATTTGGTGTCTTCCACGTGCACCACACGTTAATGAATGTCAAATTAATCGTGACTATAAGCTCACCGGAGTGTAGATGTATgggtaaatattatttatgaatatttgtataaagtattttaaatatataaatactttCTTAATTGtatgttaataatattttataatcaaattctttttcatttatttaattatggatTTAAA
This region includes:
- the LOC114371624 gene encoding calcium-dependent protein kinase 1-like: MGNNCVGSRTSSSKDGTNGSSNSSSFWWSRGHKKDASHAHKSGKKSAKAAETVQNKPPEMVKIEREDVKPPHQSKETKPPSEETKEQPTKPKRPHNVKRLASAGLKTDSVLQRKTGNLKEFYNLGPKLGQGQFGTTFLCVEKITGKEYACKSILKRKLLTDEDVEDVRREIQIMHHLAGSPNVISIKEAFEDAVAVHVVMELCAGGELFDRIVERGHYTERKAAKLARTIVGVIESCHSLGVMHRDLKPENFLFVNQQEESPLKAIDFGLSAFFKPGEIFGDVVGSPYYVAPEVLRKRYGPEADVWSAGVIIYILLSGVPPFWGESEQDIFEAILHSDLDFSSDPWPAISESAKDLVRKVLVRDPTKRITAYEVLRHPWIQVDGAAPDKPLDSAVLSRLKQFYAMNKLKKMALRVIAQNLSEEEIAGLKEMFKMIDTDNSGQITFEELKVGLKMFGANLNESEIYDLMQAADVDNSGTIEYGEFIAATLHLNKVDREDHLVAAFAYFDKDGSGYITQDELQQACEEFGVGDVRLEEMIREADQDNDGRIDYNEFVAMMQKGHADLGKRGRKGNTSFRVGFREAPPVR